CaatttatagagccccttgtccgtgtgaatacgcgttaaaaacgcgtatTCATATTTTCGTCTGAATATTTGAATGCCAACCCACTGTTTTTGCCATCAATTGTGCAATAAATAAAGTCTGCCACCTTTGTTGACTTTTCTTACCGACAAGGAGCTGGGTCACTGGATCTGTAATCTTGTGACGGCAGTTTACCATCACCTCTGTCAGTGTTTCCTCGGTTCTTTGGCGGTATGGGTCCTACTAGGCGTGCCCAAATTatatttgcaaaaaaaaaattgccgAGTGAGTGTTGGGGCGTGCCAACCACGTGACGTGCCAAAGTCAATAAAATATCGAAATCTAACTTCTAAATCAAATGAAGTGAGCATCGGTTCAACTGTCAATTATAGTGTCCCCGGTTAAGAATCACAAAAGATTGACTAAAAAGTGCTAATAATGGAAAACAAACATCTCATGATAGCAATTGAAATTAACTTTGCATTAAGAAACCAAACATAGAAGAGATTTACAAACATAATTCGAAAATATGCTGTTGGGAAATGTCGATGAACTACCAGAATGTCACTGGAAATGTCGCTAGAAATATGAACTGGAAATCGAAAATTAAGCTTGAAATCGGCAGAAAGTTTGCTATAGACTTTAGAGCATTTGAGCTTGATATTTGTTGCATGATTTTCGTCCATTTTTTCTGAATTGGTTCCTCTGATTTTGCCTGATGCGCTGAGTGCAACTTCTATGCCACGATTTCCGCAACATAACCACATTGTATCCCCTACTTCCTCCACTAGGCTTCGACTCGGTCTTCTAATATAACTACTTCAACGTTCCTGGGCTAAGCAATTAGCTAGTGTTATTAGTAATATCCTTGGCTGAGTGCTAATGAATATCTTTGATCCGAGCAACTATTACGgatctttttatatatatatatataagttcaaATCCGGGGCAAAAATTTGCTTGGATTtcaacatttttatttatttatttatttaaaaaaaagaaaaattggttggatcgtATGAGATTCGAGGAACGTTTCAGAGGAATGATTACTCGGTTTATTATAGTAATGTAAATCCTCATATTTTGTTATAggttggaaaatatttttaagatttaggatatttaatattaaaaaaacccAATTATTGTTGTATCTTTTTCTAAAGATGCGATTTTATCGAtcttttgattaatttaaatagattcaagaaaaataattaGATTTTGTTGAATcaaataaattcatatttttttaaagaacgcatttttggaatttttttatcacaCCTAACTTTTTTCGGAACACACCATTTGTAGATGAAATAAAATCTTCTGTTATATCATGTGCTATATTTTCTGCTACAAAAATTCATATGGTCCaacaattttaataattaaaaatttatttgctAATCAATGAAAATCCAGAACATTTATACCATATATTTGTTTAACAATAAATATAATACAAAATATAGTAGATGATTTCATTCAAACAGCCCCGGCTACATATGATTAATCAACCAAACCAAATTAAATCTAAAATTATTGAAAGAAATATAagagaattcaaaattttattcataaatttgaaatcacaacaatcaaattaaaatttagtaAAGTTGATTTCCTCCTATATCTAAATCAATGTGTggataaattataaaaattaaaaccaaaaataaaaagcaTAAAGAAACAAATGAATATAGAGGTATTGTGTGAGTTTAGAAGATATCAAGAATCTCTAAGATGTAATTGTTGCAGAGTGGACAGTTCCCTCTTTGAGCCCATAGCTCTCTTGAACAAAGCCTACAAAAGGAATGCCCACAAGGAACAAAGGCTGCTCCTTTATGCCTCACCATGCATACACAACAATTGTTATACTCTCCTCCGTCCCCATCGCCATCCTCGTCCTCATCCTCGTCTTCGTCGTCCTCATCTAACATGTACGACGATCCATCCAACCCCATTTCTCGGTCTGTCTCTGCCAACAACGACATTAGCGACATCCTCACCGGTTGTTGCCCTCCTGCACTGGCCGCCTCCTCATCCTCGCAGCCACTCTCCTCCTCCTCGCTTTCGCATtcctcctcatcatcatcgtCATCGTCATCATCCTTGTCATCTTCGCTACTATTATCTTCCCTCTGCAACCTCCTCATTCCCGGTGCGTGTGTGTGCGCGTGATCCAGTCTATCACTTGCTCGCTCCACGGCGCGACTTGCGTTTCTCTGGAGACTTGGCCTGTTCATTGGGTTCGACATCAATTCTGGGTCCACATCGGGGACAGCTGAGATATCAACTGGATGAGCCATGTCGGATGGGAATCCGCCAGATGGCCGGCGGTTCATCGAGCGATTGTTGATGGGGATATCTGAAGCTGGTGTGGAGAAGGTGGATGTCCAGGCTGCGCCACGGCGCCGGCGGAGCTTGTCCTTGAAATGCCTCCAGCTCTTCTTTCCAGTGTAATAGTGGGCCGTACCACCGGATTCATCACGGATTATGTCTGAGAGGGTCCGATTCGAATGAGCCCGAGGAAATTGTTC
The Primulina tabacum isolate GXHZ01 chromosome 9, ASM2559414v2, whole genome shotgun sequence DNA segment above includes these coding regions:
- the LOC142555120 gene encoding uncharacterized protein LOC142555120: MESRGRGSRSNSAGMTLNTMLSDKRGPIRPGEEQFPRAHSNRTLSDIIRDESGGTAHYYTGKKSWRHFKDKLRRRRGAAWTSTFSTPASDIPINNRSMNRRPSGGFPSDMAHPVDISAVPDVDPELMSNPMNRPSLQRNASRAVERASDRLDHAHTHAPGMRRLQREDNSSEDDKDDDDDDDDEEECESEEEESGCEDEEAASAGGQQPVRMSLMSLLAETDREMGLDGSSYMLDEDDEDEDEDEDGDGDGGEYNNCCVCMVRHKGAAFVPCGHSFCRLCSRELWAQRGNCPLCNNYILEILDIF